The Aedes albopictus strain Foshan chromosome 2, AalbF5, whole genome shotgun sequence region aacacgggaaatctgaacacaaaccactaccacacaggaatttggatgtgtcaaactactgtcacgcacacgcaaacgtatgcattgtgtggggcacttaagcaCTCGGTACCTTCAACCTGATGTTTTACAAGTGTTCTATAAAGGGGTTCTTCAATGCTTGAGAATTAATGTTTGGTCATACCTACAAACCtggtgaaaatttgaaaaaaatacgaaaatatcTTTTACGTAAAGCTTACAGTCAAATATGTATGTTTTCAAATGTAGTTTGTGTTTCACagtaatttaaaacaaaaaaaagacaATGATCtaaattgacaagcttcgtaTGAATTTGAGTCGGGTggctttgggtattatcggcaggttcgtTCTCATCGTCATGAGAGGTTTTTGCCGGCCAAATTACCCGAAACttgcttggttgggaaagatttgaggccaactttgaagaAGTGAACAGTGTTTTAAGGAAATGTTTGTAGGAAATTTGACGCTGAATTTCTGGAAAGTTCTAGTATTTATTAAGCAAAGTTTCAAATTCTTCCGTGAAGCTATTCCgacaaattttcaatcaatatgTGACGAATTTTAAGCGTATAGTGTGCTGAAATCCATCTAAGACTTatgtttttgattgaaaattccatgaagaaatccacCTATGTACTAAAACCAAAATTTTAATGTCATAATCATGCCATAAAACCATGCTCCTTTAGTATTTTCGACAAAAACAAACAAATGTTGGCCATCAAAGATTCTTAACATAGagaaaattacctattctcggccgttttgttctcttcgtctttggggggttTTTTAAACCTatagaactcagagttggtctcaaatccttcccaactaagctgaattatatggccaagtttcaggtaatttggctgacaaaaacccctcttgacgaagagaacaaacctgccgataatacccattgtcaccctatgtttttttaggattttcagaaTCCCTAAAaatgtctttggaaatttttGTAGCAgtcttacttgtttttttttatagaaaggcCATAAAGGTCACATacacattttctttttttttaaatttcgtcaGTTTCCAGAAACGTTTAGAAACGGTATTTTTTCGGTAATCctagaaacaaaaataaaatcttgaaatttcagggagttttcatgattcagttgacattctggaCTTGTTTTGATATTAATGATATTGTACAATCgatcacgatcaacgatcaaatctgactatacatgtcaatggttgctcctcagtgattgatctgagctggtaacaatcgcactgagatccaaatgaataaggcctgggacactccacttattctcaaagtgcaatttaagcagctcatacattttggatcaataacggcgccggccacgtccttatagtcagttgggaagggaaaggaatgttagagtgtgctggttattGCTACTGAAGACCGCGATCACCTCtgtatccccacaaccagcacggactgaaataattgttagacggaaaggatggtagATCTGGGAGGCACCGTTGGGTCggcgatgcgatccatggataggggatattgtACAATCGTTCAAAaactcgcccccccccccctttaaaattttcgcccccttcagTCTGATTTCCGCCCCTTGAGGGGCGATTTCGCCCGCTTTGCGGAATCACTTGTTTCAAATTAGCTCTGAAAAATCCTCGGAAAAAAACCTGCCCATATTTTAGAAAGTTCCCTAATTATTTTTCCCAGAAGTTTTGAGTACCAGTCCGTTCACAAAGGGGTTGTGCCAAACATTTAATTAAAAATATGCAGAGATCCGCACCATTACACCAAAATCCAAATCCCGATTTGGATAGTAATAGTTTACTCGGAGAAATGGCATTCGTTGTTGTGACTGTTGAACGCGGTGGACGTCTTCTGCGGAACTCCGCAATGCACCCAGCACGTGCAGATCGAACCTACACAGTTGTTATGGGTTTTGGAAAATGGTATAATTCTGGTTAAGACCCTTACATTTATGTAGGGTAGAATTCAAAGATCAGTAATTTTCATCTCACTTCCATTCGATTTcacactttatataacgaactttgCTGATTTGGCATGGATTGTATATTCCATTTTCTACCTTAAGAGTGTAATTTAGTCAAGAAGTTCATTTATAAACATtccataaccatttctgtgtcttgcctttCAACTACCAAGGGAAGAAATTGGAGTTgtacaaaaaaaatgatttgaataaaaatccgactcagatttcatttggaaggtgaccccaaacttttgcacggtgacgtgtaaacctaactcgataatttaaattatgttatgaaattttccacttaaatctaatgaatggcagtcaaagaggatagaaatgggGTTCTGATGCaacttttatttcaaaatttggcCGACCCAATTTTTAATTACACGAAAAACTATTTTTCgaacagatttaggaaaaacatgtaagtttaggtaaagtttttatagtaaaaatttcatataaaatttgtgaaaagtacatacgaatcaaatctaactctttatctttcgagaGAGTCGAAgcacgagtggattaaatgagagatgactgagatatgaccgaaaaacatttccatgtttttgagggggtgacaccaaacttttgcacgggagtgtagctAAACAGGTTCCAGGAAGTTAATATTTGAGCTTCATAACTGAAAAAAGCAGAAAACATCAAACAAATTTCAATTAAAAATCATGTATATAAAATCCAAGAGTTGTCTGTATATCCGTCACGATTTGAAacgtttcattgaaatgtttcacagaataaAAGCTACAATAATAATTGCACTGGAGCACTGCACTTGTGTTGAATTGGTTGAATTATTGCGATAGTGCAtcgcacgctaacgccgctcagcactaaagtgcataatttccagactacaccaaaaatgtgtaacccttgcacattcacaaaatcagctccagtgtccgcaaaatcgttaaattcgcaaaaatttttgtacgccaatctagctaggtttactagtgaccttggaaaacaaaaaaaaatcaacatttcgcatctagacgagtgtacgagctgttttttgagaatgtgtaactgtcactcatttttgtgtggtctggaaattatgcacttatgagtaggtcttacacattttagtgctgatcaGTTTTAGCGTGCGTTAAATTGGTACATCATTGCTTTGATGCATCATTGTATTGATACATCGTTGCATAGGTgcacacgctaaaactgctcagcacttaaaatgtgtaagacctactcataaatgcataatttccataccactcataaaatgtttaagagttacacattcacaaaatctgctcgtacactattctagatgcaaaatggtcattatgttttggttcgccaaggtcactagtaaacctagctagattgccatacaaaaataaatgcaactttaacgattttgtggacgcaggagcagattttgtgaatgtgtaactcttacacattctagtgctgagcggttttaccagcggcgtcatggtcgcgattttttccgcagtcaagttcgcagattgtgaacaatcctcggtacccactttacgtaatttatgtttagtcccttgctgtcagagctgtcagatcggtgtaacacgctataGCAttataaatataatttacacaaaaggcaatttacacggaaaaaaatacacgataatgaatatttattgggtaccggactggacaccgaaaatttaatgattttcttTGGTAcgtcgaggtcttgaaattagtctttgGTTTTACTGTGCATAGTTGCATTGGTACGTCtttgaatagggtcctaaaatgaaaaatattttcgcgcttttggtgcataacacgaaagagcttggttttctgatcacaatggtattttttccgaacttgaacaataacagaatagttaataaactcgaaaataaaataatgatgagcaagtcttgtttgacattcgaggtcaaccttgacgtaacgaaaatgaaacggcgggttgcaaaagacaccacattggctcacttttgacaacaaatgttcctgtttgacatacacggtaaacaaaatttacccaatattgagtgctaaacaaggagtgttgcaaaaattattaaaatttttgaaaatatattttatgggctttacctaataggaatacttaaaaaatgagtaaacatgtcgttttaatcaatgcttgatcgaattatgcagaaattgagataggcctttaggagcctattggtgcatcgttgcattggtgcatcattgcattggggCATCGTTCCAtacgtgcatcgttgcattggtgcataagTACATCGTTAAATTggtgcattggtgcatcgttgcattggtactACTTAGAATTTGTGCATcattgcataggtgcatcgttgcattgattGAATCGCGGCATCATTACATTGgtttggtgcatcgttgcattggtggaTTTTTGCtttgttgcattggtgcatcgttccattgatgcatcgttgcattggttgTACCTACATCAATGCATCGAAGGTTTCCTTCTAGAAGATTCTGTGAATAAAAATAACAGATATGAAATCCCAAAGTTGTCTGTCCTTCCATAACGCTTTCAAATGTTTCGTTGAATTGTGTCACACGGTATGACAGTTATACACGTATTACACCCTAAATCagatcagcactaaagtgcataatttccagactacaccaacaaTGTGTAACCctaacacattcacaaaatcagctcctgcgtccacaaaatcgtggaattcgcaaaaaaaaattgtgtacggcactctagctaggtttactagtgaccttggtaagcaaaaaatatcgacatttcgcatctagaagagtgtataAGCAGTTTTTTGTAAATGTGTTACTGTTACACATTGTtggtggtctggaaattatgcagttatgagtagatcttacacattttaggtgaTGAGCGGTTTTACCGTGTATATTTGCATTGTTACGTCGTGCATTGGTGTATTGTTAGTGTTACATTATTGGTGCATTGCTACATTGATGCATCGGTGCATTGCTGCATTGTTGCATTGGTGTATCGCTGCATTGTTGTATCGCTTCAGTGATGCATCGCTGTATTTTTGCATTGGTGCATAGTAGCATTGCTGCATCAATCCTGTTGTAGAAagatcttgaagtttcttttataccatgaattagaaccctacaacagtcaaaTATTAACTAAGGTTGGGTACATAATactataccttctggcgcttcccaaagagatgcaccatgctgagtgagatatttcacatatgcattgaTACATTAGCCTTCAAGAAAGCTTCTTGAAATTTTCCTTTCAGGAAATTCTAGGATTGTCTTGattggataaaaaaaaactactttttagaaacgtggctagccacgctGGGTCAATCCAGCTGGAATCCggtattttcgactagcgaagttggatttttctccaaatccatacgtcggacgtaacttcggaagtggtgcgctgtatagcggccCTGGTATACTATAGTAGATGtatatacagcgccccacttccaaAGTTAGGTCCGATACacggatttgaagaaaaattaAACTTCTCTAGTCGAAAACTCCtattttcaactggattgataatataaaATAGTTTTATAGAAAACATTAACTTCCAATAACAATTCGTCTAGACTTAGGAACAGAGTGATTAAAATTTACTAAACTGCATAAAAATCTGTTCTAGGTAAAAAGTCTAGAGCTTGTATGCTTGGATAAGTAACTGCCAATGTTGCGAACACCTAAGAAATAAAACATGACTAATTTTGACCTCCAATCCCCTCATAGGTATCGCGAGAATTTGGATATACTTAGTGACTAGGTAATGGACTCCTAGATACGATTAGTCAAGGTTTTGATACCAATGTTTCAAGACGATatacaggaacaaactcaccagatCAGATGAATTTCACCAATCTCGAGATGATAAGAGCCAATAATCTTCCGGATCAATGGTTCTCAAAACCAATAATTAATTATACGAAACATCATTATACGAAAACGACCACTAACCCATGTCGAACCAAGAATATCGGGATGGCATTTACcatggtaaaaaatctgcactgtgatataaactgattggcacttgaattcgcactactgttcaatcagtttgttatcaattacatatcatttgacaaagaacatccaatgcctcttcaattttaatgtatcttcacatcaattcgtcgttgacaatgttttgatttcaaaactaaaatttaaaaaaaatgtgtacagccgcacccagattcgataccaggacctttagagtcacgatcaactattttaccactacactgcttcacacatctgttagagaggtgcgaatcgaagcgaagcactttctaccgcctgtcatctatatttacttttatgcccaaaacagtcattaccaaatcaacaacttttcactttggatcgtattgctttttacagtagtgcaaatcgaagggattttctgttgatttctctggtgggtttgttttggtcctcaaatcaacactgacagcattgcgatctcaaaggaaaagcacttctgatcatgttgattacgacattgaatagttaagggatttttcctttACATTTAgcatgcagaatttttaccgtgtgcaGCTAAACAATGTGGGAAATTTCGATCGTGTGGTTAGGAACTGAAACGTTAATGCTCACACCTGTTCTGCCCAGATGTTCCGTAGCTCTTATCAGCTCTTTCCATTTATTTTTCGCAAAAATTGAATTTTGGAACTGATAAGCCGACAGACTGCGTAGATGGGAAGGGCCCTTAAATAGCATGTCGATCATTGGGCTGGGCATTCAGTTAGTCGCGATAATCCAATCCGCCAACATGAAGTCCCTGGCCGTTTTTGCCTTAGTGCTGGTGGCTGTGGCCACAGCTTCCATCGTTCCACAGAAGGAAGAACGCGTGGTTGGCGGATCAACTGCAGCGCTTGGTCAGTTCCCGTACGCAGTCGGCCTCCTCACCCGTATCAACATCCTGATGTCCGGTCAATGCGCAGGAGCATTGCTGTCTAACCGTTTCATTCTGACCTCGGCCAGCTGCGTCAATGGGTAAGCTGGACACGTGTTGCTACTTGGACCTGGTGTGACTTCATTACCCTTTGCTTTTCAGAATCCAAAGTGCCGTTGCCGTTATCGGTGGACTTCGTATCAACGATGCCAACGAGTCGGGTCAAATTCGCATGACTGTTACTCAGTTCATCGTTCACAATGGGTACATTGAAGGTACCGATGACTTCGATGTCGCCTTTGCCGTCTTGCCGATCCCGATCAGCTTCTCGGAAAATGTCCGGCCAGTTCGTTTGCCAAACCGTCGCCAAGTGGCGGCCACTTTCGTTGGACAGCAAGGAACCTTCATGGGATGGGGACGGTTCGGCGAGGGTACCAGCAACTCCGATGTTCTACGTTTCGGAAGGTCACAGGTCATTACGAACCTGTCGTGCCGATTGAGCTTGCCGACGAACTCCATTCTGGATGAGCACATCTGTACG contains the following coding sequences:
- the LOC109409762 gene encoding collagenase-like — protein: MSIIGLGIQLVAIIQSANMKSLAVFALVLVAVATASIVPQKEERVVGGSTAALGQFPYAVGLLTRINILMSGQCAGALLSNRFILTSASCVNGIQSAVAVIGGLRINDANESGQIRMTVTQFIVHNGYIEGTDDFDVAFAVLPIPISFSENVRPVRLPNRRQVAATFVGQQGTFMGWGRFGEGTSNSDVLRFGRSQVITNLSCRLSLPTNSILDEHICTEGVNAATGQGSPCQGDSGAPLTITDADGITTLIGVFSFHSVLGCDGGRAAVFTRISAYLDWIENNSDIVIQDNFQ